CAACAGGTCTAACAAAAGTGACAGGATGAAACATCAAGATAACACTCGAGTACCTAGCTACtaacaaaaaaatatgtaaCCATACATACTTTGTTAAAAAATCGTGGAAAGTGTCACTTCTTTTGGAAACAAGATTCAGATTTCTGCCAAACTGACCATTGGATATATTGACTCCCCTTCTTTGCCTAAAGGAAAATGTGCAATATTCaagtttacatttttaaatCACATAGTTTATATTCAATTAAACATGAATATTAAAGTTACCCAACTATATTatattgatcatatatatacaaagtttATATGATAATTGATACAACTTTTCgcttatgaatctttcaagttgtcCGGGTTTTAAAAGCCATGCTTACTAGACCCATGGCCAGTACTTAAAAGTTAAGTCACTGTAAAAATCATTATATGGCACACCACCTTTAGAAATTTCTATGGCAAAATAGCAACAAACTGTTGAAAACCATCATCAATGACGAGTATTAATTTTAATCCCAAATGGAAATAGATTGTACATTTTAAGGAGTGTTTGAAAATGCTTATAAACATTCAAGGAAGATGCATGAACATTTGTGAGGATTCCCAATACAATTAAAAAGCCATTCGAGTTTCTATGTTCCCAGAATAAAACTTGCGAGTAATTCGCAGATTATTTCTGTTGATTTCATCAAGCATGAAATATCATACTTAACTGAAGCAATCTTGGAACTGAACAAGTAGCATAAGTTCACAAACATGCCATCAAAACAGCTAAGGTACATTTTTCACCTTCAAAGCCAAAGTTTCACATGAAAATTTGACAAGGCGCAAAAGATCAGCTTTACATGATGCAAAGTGAGCAATATAGCGATAACACAACAGATGAAGTGGACACGGCTGGAAGAATTAATCCAATTATAcataattttaaataacaagAAGAATAAATGGCAAAgttatgaaagaaaataaacCTTGGACGTAATATCAGTTCTAGGTACTAAATGCAACATTACCCAATCCTGCCGGAGGTGAGACTAAAAAGAAGTGAGATCTAGACAATTATACGTTTATACAAGTACAGAACTGCTTAATAACTCACCGCTAACAGTTTCTAATTTGTATAACAATATTTGTGATTTAGCTAAAGTAATTGactaatttttttcaaaaaagacaAAGTAGATTAAGCACGTTAATGAACTGAAATGACAACAGATATATGCATTCTCATTACTTGGATGAACTGGTAAGGAGTACGTCATACTTCTCAAAAGCTTCTTTTGTTGTCAAACAAAAGTAAACAGGTTCCTACTTCTCAAATCTCATATGAAATTGGTTACATGCTAAGTGATACGATACTCAAAAAGATGTAATTCACTTTGGCATATGTTGTATCTGCAATCTATACCATTCTACTTTATACCCCCAAAAACGAACTGGCCCGAAGAGAAGCTGAATAAGATCTCAATCAGCTATATGGCCACCTCGAAACATCTTGCTACACCTTCTTCTCCATTCATAAGCAAAAATGAAAAGAGTAAGACCGATATCAAGGTACAAATTAACCTAAACACTAATAGATATTTGAACGGCTATGCAAGATTCTCACCTCTTGATGTAATCAAGTATAAGCACTCTTGGCCCGGGTGGGATTTTAACCTCTTGCAAATGGCTGCTTGAtagtatatatttatcacaataatcaaagacaATCATATAATAAcagaaacaaataaaagaaactaATGAGTATTATTTACTAATTACCTATCAGTAAGCAATGGGAGAGTTTTGTCTGTGAACAGGCCATGTTTGAAGTTCTTTTCGTAATGATCAAGGCCAAGACTAGAAAGCATGCCTCTAACATTCTTGTACGACAAATCTTCAGCTTGTGACTGCAAAACTTTATCAGCTAGTGCCTGTGATACATTCTCCGCAGCCTGCACACAGAGTCGAGTCAATAAGAGTAAACTTTTAGTACGGGCTGAAACAAATCCAGCTGTTTCTGCTTTTCTTTTGTTACAAGAATGATAAATAGTTGGATATAAACTATAACAAATATCAACTAAGTCATTGGTAAATCGATCAAAACTGTCACATTGAACATATTTTCTAAGAAAGATGAAGGAAGAAGCCCATAATCACCTTAAAAATTCCCCAATTTGTGAGAGCACCTAAAACACCATAAGAGATTACTCTCACAGGCTGATTGCCACAAACCAATGACAACATGACCCCAGCAGCAAACCCGGCCACCATACtgaaataatgtatatatagatgagTCAAAATCAAACCAAAAACAGATTTAATTCCCTATCTTCTAAACATCCATCTCAAGACTCAAGTCAATGCAAATCTCTCTGATGCATGTAAACAGTCAAACAGTATGGACACAAAATCTGTTTCAAGAAACTAATGTGATATTAGTCATTAAAATCCCATAAACAGCGGTAAGAACGTGCTAACTTTGTCTCTGCATCCTCCTTTCCTTTGAATCTTTTCATTGCACAAGCTACTCCTGCACGCACACCCGCTAAAACAGCCAAATTACGAGCCTCTGTCAAGCGCCTTACTGGGATAGAAAATGGCTGTAAATACATACAACAACAAGAACAGTTTATGTAGCCATAACCAACAAGCTGGTACCTGTACTTACATGATGCAGATATTCATGAAAATAAGAACATTCTAAGTTAAACAATCATAGAAGGTAAGATATTAAGTCACCTTTGCTTTTTGGAGAGAAAGGTTAACAGGGGTGATT
The Erigeron canadensis isolate Cc75 chromosome 2, C_canadensis_v1, whole genome shotgun sequence DNA segment above includes these coding regions:
- the LOC122587670 gene encoding chloroplastic import inner membrane translocase subunit HP30-2-like, producing the protein MGKDKRSVSKPNLITMLKTNYKQFDIRYKNWLVKLPLPVEVAIVTVTTGATSGIVSLIWGTLPFYLRSKFSIFPLRLTPLNLDTISKCVLSTFAPPLTITPVNLSLQKAKPFSIPVRRLTEARNLAVLAGVRAGVACAMKRFKGKEDAETNMVAGFAAGVMLSLVCGNQPVRVISYGVLGALTNWGIFKAAENVSQALADKVLQSQAEDLSYKNVRGMLSSLGLDHYEKNFKHGLFTDKTLPLLTDSHLQEVKIPPGPRVLILDYIKRRCSKMFRGGHIAD